A portion of the Planctomycetota bacterium genome contains these proteins:
- the arsM gene encoding arsenite methyltransferase: protein MAPAAERPAVLFLCTGNSCRSQMAEGWARALHAGRFDAYSAGTQPHGLNPLAVRVMAEAGVDISRHASKTAASLAGVPIDLIVTVCDRAHEACPLFSEYTRTVHAPFDDPPRLAAHAASDDDALPHYRRVRDEIRRFVEALPQTLFGDSTMTKRSCCDDSCCPPATAATTTVTAAAATAPLASTADIVREQVRAGYAKIAGGGCCGPSGSGGGCCGATAFSPDQLAQAIGYASGELSAVPDGANMGLSCGNPTAIASLRPGEVVLDLGSGGGFDCFVAGPKVGAAGRVIGVDMTPDMLAKARRNTASYRAQTGLDNVEFRLGEIESLPAGDASVDVVISNCVLNLSPDKARVWREIARVLKPGGRVAVSDLALVRPLPDAVRDDVEALIGCVAGAVLVEETRAMAAAAGLSDITLTPKPQYIDAMTNWEDPLYRRIVEKLPAGSKPSDFVTSLDVSAVKR from the coding sequence ATGGCACCTGCTGCTGAGCGCCCCGCCGTGCTGTTCCTCTGCACGGGCAACTCCTGCCGAAGCCAGATGGCCGAGGGATGGGCCCGCGCCCTGCACGCCGGGCGCTTCGACGCCTACTCGGCGGGCACGCAGCCGCACGGCCTCAACCCGCTCGCGGTGCGGGTGATGGCCGAGGCGGGCGTCGACATCTCGCGCCACGCGTCGAAGACCGCCGCGTCGCTGGCGGGCGTGCCCATCGACCTGATCGTCACGGTGTGCGACCGCGCGCACGAAGCCTGCCCGCTGTTCTCGGAGTACACGCGGACGGTGCACGCGCCCTTCGACGACCCGCCGCGACTGGCGGCGCACGCGGCCAGCGACGACGACGCCCTGCCGCACTATCGGCGGGTTCGTGACGAGATCCGCCGATTCGTGGAAGCACTGCCCCAGACCCTCTTTGGAGACTCGACCATGACGAAGCGTTCATGCTGCGACGATTCCTGCTGCCCCCCGGCGACCGCTGCAACGACCACCGTGACGGCCGCCGCCGCCACCGCGCCCCTTGCCTCGACGGCCGACATCGTCCGCGAACAGGTCCGCGCGGGGTACGCGAAGATCGCCGGCGGGGGCTGCTGCGGCCCCAGCGGGAGCGGCGGGGGCTGCTGCGGGGCGACGGCGTTCTCGCCCGACCAGCTCGCGCAGGCGATCGGCTACGCGAGCGGCGAACTCTCGGCCGTGCCGGACGGCGCCAACATGGGCCTTTCGTGCGGCAACCCCACGGCCATCGCATCGCTCCGTCCCGGCGAGGTCGTGCTCGATCTCGGCTCCGGCGGCGGGTTCGACTGCTTCGTCGCCGGACCCAAGGTCGGCGCCGCCGGGCGCGTCATCGGCGTCGACATGACCCCCGACATGCTCGCCAAGGCCCGACGCAACACCGCGTCGTACCGCGCGCAGACCGGGCTCGACAACGTCGAGTTCCGCCTGGGCGAGATCGAGTCGCTGCCCGCGGGCGATGCGAGCGTCGACGTGGTGATCTCCAACTGCGTGCTGAACCTCTCGCCCGACAAGGCGCGCGTGTGGCGTGAGATCGCCCGCGTGCTCAAGCCCGGCGGACGAGTGGCCGTGTCGGACCTCGCGCTCGTCCGCCCGCTGCCCGACGCGGTGCGCGACGATGTCGAGGCGCTCATCGGGTGCGTCGCCGGCGCGGTGCTCGTGGAAGAAACCCGCGCGATGGCCGCGGCGGCGGGGCTCAGCGATATCACGCTCACGCCCAAGCCCCAGTACATCGACGCGATGACGAACTGGGAAGACCCGCTGTACCGGCGGATCGTCGAGAAGCTGCCCGCGGGCTCCAAGCCGAGCGACTTCGTCACGAGCCTGGACGTCTCGGCGGTGAAGCGCTGA
- a CDS encoding DUF1801 domain-containing protein, which produces MAKASGRKVGRRAASARTKKKSTRAAATKVSKKSRRGGRERPTSPDGRRAAPGAPRLLSGGNPQIAKADGEAPVRAYLAAMPGWKRDIGLALDSLIVRTVPGVRKAVRWNTPFYGVEGRGWFVAFHCFDRYVKVTFFRGTSLDPTPPIGSKSPGVRYAHVHEGERADDRQMEDWVRQAAALPGENCF; this is translated from the coding sequence ATGGCCAAGGCATCCGGAAGAAAAGTGGGGCGGCGGGCCGCCAGCGCCCGGACGAAGAAAAAGTCGACAAGAGCGGCGGCGACGAAGGTGTCCAAGAAGTCTCGCCGTGGCGGCAGAGAGCGCCCGACATCCCCGGACGGGCGTCGTGCCGCGCCGGGCGCGCCCCGCCTGCTCTCGGGTGGAAACCCGCAGATCGCCAAGGCCGACGGCGAAGCGCCGGTGCGGGCGTACCTCGCGGCCATGCCCGGCTGGAAGCGCGACATCGGGCTCGCGCTCGACTCGCTCATCGTGCGCACCGTGCCGGGCGTGCGCAAGGCCGTGCGATGGAACACCCCGTTCTACGGCGTGGAAGGGCGCGGCTGGTTCGTCGCCTTCCACTGCTTCGACCGGTACGTCAAGGTGACGTTCTTCCGCGGCACGTCGCTCGATCCGACGCCGCCCATCGGCTCCAAGAGCCCGGGCGTGCGGTACGCGCACGTACACGAGGGCGAGCGTGCCGACGACCGGCAGATGGAGGACTGGGTCCGCCAGGCCGCCGCCCTGCCGGGGGAAAACTGCTTCTAG
- a CDS encoding ECF-type sigma factor has product MSSNEPSPAARPNTPPSRAASEDATVLMVAAANGDARAAQQLLPLVYEQLRKAAQLSMQGERAGHTLSATALVHEAYIKLSGPRQVPWEGRGHFYAAAAEAMRQILLDHAKGRLRLKRGGGGPGNEAARRQPASNFEDVAALSQQEPEQIVRFDDLVRRLEAESPDGAAIVRLRFFAGLSVEQTGQVLGLSTSTVDRRWAFARAWLFQRLHEQA; this is encoded by the coding sequence ATGTCTTCAAACGAACCCTCGCCCGCAGCTCGGCCGAACACTCCGCCTTCCCGTGCCGCGTCCGAGGATGCCACGGTTCTCATGGTCGCGGCGGCGAACGGGGACGCGCGGGCGGCGCAGCAGTTGTTGCCGCTGGTGTACGAGCAGTTGCGCAAAGCCGCGCAGCTCAGCATGCAGGGCGAACGCGCCGGGCACACGCTGTCGGCGACGGCGCTGGTACACGAGGCGTACATCAAGTTGTCGGGCCCGCGCCAGGTGCCCTGGGAGGGGCGCGGGCATTTCTACGCTGCCGCAGCGGAAGCGATGCGGCAGATCCTGCTCGATCATGCCAAGGGGCGTTTGCGGCTCAAGCGAGGGGGTGGGGGCCCGGGAAATGAGGCCGCCCGAAGACAGCCCGCGAGCAACTTCGAGGATGTCGCCGCGTTGTCGCAGCAGGAGCCCGAACAGATCGTGAGGTTCGATGATCTGGTCCGTCGCTTGGAGGCGGAGTCGCCCGACGGCGCGGCGATCGTGCGGCTGCGGTTCTTCGCGGGTCTGAGCGTAGAGCAGACGGGCCAGGTGCTGGGGCTTTCCACGAGCACGGTGGACCGTCGCTGGGCGTTTGCGCGGGCGTGGCTGTTTCAACGCTTGCACGAGCAGGCATGA
- a CDS encoding serine/threonine-protein kinase — translation MAGKLQEVFEHVVGLERAEREAYLDTACGGDAVLRAEVEALLRAHDGAANFMASPTADSSAGAMLTVVTPSAAATVDGGLREGPGSRIGPYKVLQLIGEGGFGSVFMAEQAKPVLRKVALKIIKLGMDTRQVVARFEQERQALAMMDHPNIARVLDAGATDTGRPFFVMELVKGDPIVEYCDKHNLSIEDRLELFAQVCNAVQHAHTKGIIHRDIKPSNVLVSTQDGKPHAKVIDFGIAKATASKLTEKTLFTEHRQLIGTPEYMSPEQAEGSLDIDTRTDVYSLGVLLYELLTGTTPFSSNELRSAAYAEIQRIIREVEPPKPSTRLSQNADTIASIAAKRQIEPRRLGTLVRGELDWIVMKALEKDRQRRYETPSGLAADISRYLSGEAVVAAPPSNAYRVKKFVARNKGPVLAGSAVAAALIFGLAGTAWQAKVASEQRDVALAAQIAEADQRRQAELARAEALEQKARAEANEAEARLQKRIAEGVVKFQSDMLAAVDPFSLPKDPKTGEPLKDRVTVLQALEAALNAIDEGSLDGQPLVEAGVRSTIGNTLLALGRYQEALPVLQRALELRRASTPGGSLELSQSLDSLASIHQYLSKHADAVRLYREALEMRQRFSPAGDPLIGIAMGNLGQSLWALGEFAEAESLLRGALAIELDQPSKAPGDRAHILDNLAKVLTELTKLDEAEQHMRAALDLRIAAFPPGHPEIAMGEGNLATVLIAADRHAEAEPLLRSSLAIRRAAYSANHPEVAVSVRKLAAVLRKLDKLAEAEPLYREALAIDRATLPAGHPSIAASLNGLGLLMRDMKKDDEAEPLYREALAIRRAALPAGHTDIGTSLNNLAALLRDQGKLDEAEPLYRESLAIRRESLPSGHPSIALALHNLANLLGQQNKPAEAEPLFREAIKIRRAALPAGNESLVNSVSGLCGVLQAQGKFAEAEPLAEELLAGNRATLPAGHEKIANAMSTLAAVRHGLGKAVEARAGWDEAIAILRARFPNGSAQLARALWCSGSARFENNELSAARAELEEAVAMGEKALPPNHPYLRVYTETLAKCRAAGAK, via the coding sequence ATGGCCGGGAAGCTGCAGGAGGTGTTTGAGCACGTGGTCGGCCTCGAGCGGGCCGAGCGCGAGGCATACCTCGACACCGCGTGCGGCGGCGACGCGGTGCTGCGGGCGGAGGTGGAGGCACTCTTGCGTGCGCACGACGGCGCCGCGAACTTCATGGCATCGCCCACGGCTGATTCCTCGGCCGGGGCCATGCTGACGGTTGTGACGCCGTCGGCGGCCGCGACCGTCGACGGGGGGCTGCGTGAGGGACCGGGCAGCAGGATCGGGCCGTACAAGGTCCTGCAGCTCATCGGCGAGGGCGGCTTTGGCTCGGTGTTCATGGCAGAGCAGGCGAAGCCGGTCTTGCGCAAGGTCGCGCTCAAGATCATCAAGCTGGGGATGGACACGCGCCAGGTGGTGGCGAGGTTCGAGCAGGAGCGGCAGGCGCTGGCGATGATGGACCACCCCAACATCGCGCGGGTGCTGGATGCCGGCGCGACCGACACCGGACGGCCCTTCTTCGTCATGGAGTTGGTCAAGGGCGACCCGATCGTTGAGTATTGCGACAAGCACAACCTGAGCATCGAGGATCGGCTTGAGTTGTTCGCGCAGGTGTGCAACGCCGTGCAGCACGCGCACACCAAGGGGATCATCCACCGCGACATCAAGCCCAGCAACGTGCTGGTGAGCACGCAGGATGGCAAGCCGCACGCCAAGGTCATTGACTTCGGCATCGCGAAGGCCACGGCGAGCAAACTGACGGAGAAGACGCTCTTCACGGAGCACCGCCAGTTGATCGGCACGCCGGAGTACATGAGCCCGGAGCAGGCGGAAGGCTCGCTTGACATCGACACGCGGACGGATGTCTACAGCCTCGGCGTGCTGCTCTACGAGCTGCTCACGGGAACGACGCCCTTCAGCAGCAACGAGCTGCGTTCGGCGGCCTACGCGGAGATTCAGCGGATCATCCGCGAGGTTGAACCGCCCAAGCCCAGCACACGTCTGAGCCAGAACGCGGACACCATCGCGAGCATCGCCGCGAAGCGGCAGATCGAGCCCAGGCGCCTCGGCACGCTGGTGCGGGGCGAGCTGGACTGGATCGTGATGAAGGCGTTGGAGAAGGACCGCCAACGCCGGTACGAAACTCCCAGCGGGCTGGCCGCGGACATCTCTCGGTACCTGAGCGGCGAGGCGGTGGTGGCCGCGCCGCCGAGCAACGCGTACCGCGTCAAGAAGTTCGTCGCGCGGAACAAGGGCCCCGTGCTGGCGGGGAGCGCGGTGGCCGCGGCGCTGATCTTCGGGCTTGCCGGCACGGCGTGGCAGGCAAAGGTCGCGAGCGAGCAGCGCGACGTCGCGCTCGCGGCGCAGATCGCGGAAGCCGATCAGCGCCGGCAGGCCGAACTGGCGCGCGCGGAGGCGCTGGAGCAGAAGGCGCGCGCCGAGGCGAACGAGGCCGAGGCGAGGTTGCAGAAGCGCATCGCTGAGGGCGTGGTGAAGTTTCAGTCCGACATGCTCGCCGCGGTCGATCCGTTCAGCCTTCCCAAGGACCCCAAGACCGGCGAGCCGCTGAAGGACCGCGTTACGGTGCTGCAGGCGCTCGAGGCCGCCCTGAACGCCATCGACGAGGGGTCGCTCGACGGCCAGCCGCTGGTCGAGGCGGGCGTGCGAAGCACCATCGGCAACACGCTGCTCGCGCTGGGGCGCTATCAAGAAGCCTTGCCCGTGCTGCAACGGGCGCTGGAACTTCGACGGGCGAGCACTCCCGGCGGCAGCCTCGAACTCTCTCAGAGCCTCGACTCGCTCGCGTCGATCCACCAGTACCTGTCGAAGCACGCCGACGCCGTGCGGCTCTACCGCGAAGCGCTCGAGATGCGTCAGCGATTCTCGCCCGCGGGCGATCCACTGATCGGCATCGCGATGGGGAATCTCGGCCAGAGCCTGTGGGCACTCGGCGAGTTTGCCGAGGCGGAGTCGCTCCTGCGCGGGGCGCTGGCCATCGAGCTGGACCAGCCCTCGAAGGCTCCCGGTGATCGGGCACACATACTCGACAATCTGGCGAAGGTTCTGACCGAGCTCACCAAGCTCGACGAGGCCGAACAGCACATGCGAGCGGCGCTCGACCTGCGCATCGCCGCGTTTCCGCCCGGGCACCCCGAGATCGCTATGGGCGAGGGCAATCTCGCCACGGTGCTGATCGCCGCCGACAGGCACGCCGAGGCCGAGCCACTGCTGCGATCGTCCCTGGCGATTCGGCGCGCCGCGTATTCCGCCAACCACCCCGAGGTCGCCGTCAGCGTGCGAAAGCTCGCGGCTGTTCTGCGCAAGCTGGACAAACTCGCGGAGGCCGAGCCACTCTATCGCGAAGCGCTGGCGATCGACCGCGCGACGCTGCCCGCGGGGCACCCCTCGATCGCGGCATCGCTCAATGGCCTCGGGCTGCTGATGCGGGACATGAAGAAGGATGACGAGGCCGAGCCGCTGTACCGCGAAGCGCTGGCCATCCGGCGTGCGGCGTTGCCCGCCGGGCACACGGACATCGGCACTTCTCTCAACAACCTGGCGGCGCTGCTGCGCGACCAGGGCAAGCTCGACGAGGCCGAGCCGCTCTACCGCGAATCGCTGGCGATCCGCCGCGAGTCACTGCCGTCCGGGCATCCGAGCATCGCGCTGGCACTGCACAATCTGGCCAACCTGCTCGGGCAGCAGAACAAGCCCGCCGAGGCCGAGCCTTTGTTCCGCGAGGCGATCAAGATCCGTCGTGCGGCGCTGCCCGCCGGGAACGAGAGCCTCGTGAACTCGGTCAGTGGGCTCTGTGGCGTCCTGCAGGCGCAGGGAAAGTTCGCCGAGGCCGAGCCGCTCGCGGAGGAGTTGCTTGCGGGCAACCGCGCGACCCTCCCGGCGGGGCACGAGAAGATCGCGAACGCGATGAGCACCCTGGCGGCGGTGCGACACGGCCTCGGCAAAGCCGTCGAAGCACGCGCGGGCTGGGATGAGGCCATCGCCATCCTCCGCGCGAGGTTCCCGAACGGGTCCGCACAGCTCGCCCGCGCGCTGTGGTGTTCCGGCTCCGCCCGCTTCGAGAACAACGAGCTCTCCGCCGCTCGCGCCGAACTCGAAGAGGCTGTCGCGATGGGCGAGAAGGCGCTGCCTCCCAATCATCCATACCTCAGGGTCTACACCGAGACGCTGGCGAAGTGCAGGGCCGCGGGCGCGAAGTAA
- a CDS encoding glyoxalase: MSTPPTVGAFAIVPSNDLPSAVPFWERLGFARVNAHVQYIIMAGWGCEVHLTQAGKGPWRVPSESNPFGVFIRTPQVAEIAARVDDLIIRPGGVLRHREWGLYEVGISGPDGLLVRIGWPSDLVKGG, translated from the coding sequence ATGTCCACACCCCCGACGGTTGGTGCCTTTGCCATCGTGCCCAGCAACGACCTGCCGTCCGCCGTGCCGTTCTGGGAGCGGCTCGGGTTCGCCCGTGTGAACGCGCACGTCCAGTACATCATCATGGCGGGCTGGGGATGTGAAGTTCATCTGACGCAAGCGGGCAAGGGCCCGTGGCGAGTGCCCTCGGAGAGCAACCCATTCGGCGTGTTCATCCGCACGCCGCAGGTCGCGGAGATCGCCGCCCGCGTTGACGATCTGATCATCCGCCCCGGCGGCGTGCTCCGCCACCGCGAGTGGGGCCTCTACGAGGTCGGCATTTCCGGGCCGGACGGCCTTCTGGTTCGCATCGGCTGGCCCTCAGACCTGGTCAAGGGCGGCTAG
- the katG gene encoding catalase/peroxidase HPI — MANETKCPFRAAPGAGATNRDWWPNQLRLDLLHQHSPKSDPLGPGFNYKRAFESLDYHALKRDLAALMTDSQDWWPADFGHYGPLFIRMAWHSAGTYRVGDGRGGGGRGQQRFAPLNSWPDNVNLDKARRLLWPIKQKYGQRISWADLMILAGNVALETMGFKTFGFAGGREDVWEPDQDVYWGAEKTWLGADVRYARGSQGVDKPPGKGVLAADDTADGRMHTRDLENPLGAVQMGLIYVNPEGPDGNPDPIAAARDIRETFARMAMNDEETVALIAGGHTFGKTHGAAPATHVGADPEAAGLEFVGLGWKNSYRSGKGGDTITSGLEVTWTPTPTKWGNGFFEMLFGHEWELTKSPGGAHQWVAKNAPAIIPDAHDPSKKHPPTMLTTDLSLRLDPTYEKISRRFMQRPDQFADAFARAWFKLTHRDMGPRARYLGPEVPREALIWQDPLPSVDHPLVADADIASLKAKVLASGLSISQLVSTAWASASTFRASDKRGGANGARIRLSPQNDWDVNQPARLAEVLKTLENVQRSFNAAQAGGTRISLADLIVLGGCAGVEQAARAAGITITVPFTPGRTDASAEQTDVESFRVLEPFADGFRNYLLGPSAVPAEALLVDKAQLLSLTAPEMTVLVGGLRVLGANAGGSTHGVFTDRPEVLTTDFFVNLLDLRTEWTPGAPGLFDGRDRATGKPRWTGTRADLVFASNSQLRALAEVYASADAHEKFVRDFVAAWTKVMNLDRFDLG; from the coding sequence ATGGCCAACGAGACGAAGTGCCCGTTCCGCGCCGCGCCCGGCGCCGGCGCCACGAACCGTGACTGGTGGCCCAACCAGCTCCGGCTCGACCTGCTCCACCAGCATTCGCCCAAGTCCGACCCGCTCGGGCCGGGCTTCAACTACAAGCGCGCGTTCGAGAGCCTCGACTACCACGCGCTCAAGCGCGATCTCGCGGCCCTCATGACCGACTCGCAGGACTGGTGGCCCGCCGACTTCGGGCACTACGGCCCGCTCTTCATCCGCATGGCCTGGCACAGCGCCGGCACCTACCGCGTCGGCGACGGGCGGGGCGGCGGCGGGCGCGGCCAGCAGCGCTTCGCCCCGCTCAACAGTTGGCCCGACAACGTCAACCTCGACAAGGCCAGGCGACTCCTCTGGCCCATCAAGCAGAAGTACGGCCAGCGCATCTCGTGGGCCGACCTCATGATCCTCGCCGGCAACGTCGCGCTCGAGACCATGGGCTTCAAGACCTTCGGCTTCGCCGGCGGACGCGAGGATGTCTGGGAGCCGGATCAAGACGTGTACTGGGGCGCCGAGAAGACCTGGCTCGGCGCCGACGTGCGGTACGCCCGCGGGTCGCAGGGCGTCGACAAGCCGCCGGGCAAGGGCGTGCTCGCGGCGGACGACACCGCCGACGGGCGCATGCACACCCGCGACCTCGAGAACCCTCTCGGCGCCGTGCAGATGGGCCTGATCTACGTCAACCCCGAGGGGCCCGACGGCAACCCGGACCCGATCGCCGCGGCCCGCGACATCCGCGAAACGTTCGCCCGCATGGCGATGAACGACGAGGAAACCGTCGCGCTCATCGCCGGCGGGCACACGTTCGGCAAGACGCACGGCGCGGCCCCCGCGACCCATGTCGGCGCCGATCCAGAAGCCGCGGGGCTTGAGTTCGTCGGCCTGGGCTGGAAGAACAGCTACCGATCGGGCAAGGGGGGCGACACGATCACCAGCGGGCTGGAGGTCACGTGGACCCCCACGCCCACGAAGTGGGGCAACGGCTTCTTCGAGATGCTCTTCGGGCACGAGTGGGAACTCACCAAGAGCCCGGGGGGCGCGCACCAGTGGGTCGCGAAGAACGCGCCCGCGATCATCCCGGACGCGCACGATCCATCCAAGAAGCACCCGCCGACGATGCTGACCACCGATCTCTCGCTGCGCCTCGACCCCACGTACGAGAAGATCTCGCGCCGCTTCATGCAGCGCCCCGACCAGTTCGCCGACGCGTTCGCCCGCGCGTGGTTCAAGCTCACGCACCGCGACATGGGCCCGCGCGCCCGCTACCTCGGGCCTGAAGTCCCGCGCGAGGCACTCATCTGGCAGGATCCCCTCCCGTCGGTCGATCACCCGCTCGTGGCCGACGCGGACATCGCGTCGCTCAAGGCCAAGGTCCTCGCGTCGGGCCTGTCGATCTCGCAGCTTGTCTCCACGGCGTGGGCGTCGGCCTCCACGTTCCGCGCCTCCGACAAGCGCGGCGGCGCGAACGGGGCGCGCATCCGCCTGTCGCCGCAGAACGACTGGGACGTGAACCAGCCCGCGCGCCTCGCGGAAGTGCTGAAGACGCTCGAAAACGTGCAGAGGTCGTTCAACGCCGCCCAGGCCGGCGGCACGCGCATCTCGCTGGCGGACCTCATCGTCCTCGGCGGGTGCGCGGGCGTGGAGCAGGCGGCCCGCGCCGCGGGGATCACCATCACCGTGCCGTTCACTCCGGGACGCACCGACGCCTCCGCCGAACAGACCGACGTCGAGTCGTTCCGCGTGCTGGAGCCATTCGCGGACGGCTTCCGCAACTACCTGCTGGGCCCGTCGGCGGTGCCCGCCGAGGCCCTGCTCGTCGACAAGGCGCAGTTGCTCTCGCTCACCGCGCCGGAGATGACCGTGCTCGTCGGCGGGCTGCGGGTGCTCGGCGCGAACGCTGGCGGCTCAACGCACGGCGTCTTCACCGATCGCCCCGAGGTTCTCACGACCGACTTCTTCGTGAACCTGCTCGACCTGCGCACGGAGTGGACGCCGGGCGCGCCCGGGTTGTTCGACGGTCGCGACCGCGCCACGGGCAAGCCCCGCTGGACGGGCACGCGCGCGGACCTTGTCTTCGCGTCCAACTCGCAACTGCGCGCCCTCGCCGAGGTCTACGCGAGCGCGGACGCGCACGAGAAGTTCGTCCGCGACTTCGTCGCGGCGTGGACCAAGGTCATGAACCTCGACCGCTTCGACCTCGGCTAG
- a CDS encoding metalloregulator ArsR/SmtB family transcription factor: MTQIRKRPPATPRQAAARRGPIDRRLDPALFKALADPTRAMLVACIAKCARGCTVGEMAECCDVDVSVVSRHLALLARAGVLEARRKGRTVSYRVRSGELCRALRELADALEACAPAEEGGCDGTCC, translated from the coding sequence GTGACGCAAATACGCAAACGACCGCCCGCGACCCCCCGCCAGGCCGCCGCCCGAAGAGGGCCGATCGACCGGCGTCTGGACCCGGCGTTATTCAAGGCCCTGGCGGACCCGACCCGGGCGATGCTGGTGGCGTGCATCGCGAAGTGCGCGCGGGGGTGCACGGTGGGAGAGATGGCCGAGTGCTGCGACGTGGACGTCTCGGTGGTGTCGCGCCACCTGGCGCTGCTCGCCCGCGCGGGCGTGCTCGAGGCCCGGCGCAAGGGGCGGACGGTGTCGTACCGCGTGCGGTCCGGAGAGTTGTGCCGCGCGCTGCGAGAACTGGCGGACGCGCTCGAGGCGTGTGCGCCGGCGGAGGAAGGAGGGTGCGATGGCACCTGCTGCTGA